Proteins found in one Panicum hallii strain FIL2 chromosome 4, PHallii_v3.1, whole genome shotgun sequence genomic segment:
- the LOC112889821 gene encoding ent-kaurene oxidase-like 3 has translation MESVLAVAAVGGLVAALAERASNKNRLNLPPAVPGLPVIGNLHQLKEKKPQQAFTKWAEDYGPIYSIKTGASSAFVLNSTEVAKEAMVEKFSSISTRKLAKAVSILSRDKKMVAGSDDSDFHKNGKRHIVMSLLGSSALKQFRGARDTTIDNMVSTFHTMVSDDPNSPLNFRDVFTSGLFGLSVTQALSEDVSSIYVEEFGKVISRDEIYQATVLDFMWCVLEVDWRDFFPYLSWVPNKSFETRVLTTEARRTAVMRALVNQQKKRIARGEARMSYLDYLLAENKELTDEQLTMLIWEAILEAADTTMVATEWAMYELAKKPEKQDRLYQEIREVCGNETVTEEHLPRLPYLNAVFQETLRRHSPVPLLFPRFVHENTSLAGYDVPAGTEVIINVYACHMNEKDWDEPEEWEPERFLDGGSFSSEKTHKTIAFGAGRRVCAGIMQATSIACTSIARFVQEFAWKLKEGDEDKVDTVHVTAYKLDPLCAYLTPRGRN, from the exons TGGGAACCTTCATCAGTTGAAAGAGAAAAAGCCTCAGCAGGCCTTCACGAAATGGGCAGAAGACTACGGGCCGATATACAGTATAAAAACCGGTGCTTCTTCTGCGTTTGTGCTCAATTCAACCGAAGTTGCCAAAGAG GCTATGGTTGAAAAATTCTCATCCATATCTACTCGGAAGCTAGCTAAGGCAGTGTCGATTCTCAGTCGTGACAAGAAGATGGTTGCCGGAAGCGACGACAGTGACTTCCACAAAAATGGGAAGCGCCATATCGTGATGAGCTTGCTGGGTTCTTCTGCCCTG AAACAATTTCGGGGCGCAAGGGACACCACGATCGATAACATGGTGAGCACTTTTCACACAATGGTGTCTGATGACCCAAATTCTCCTCTCAACTTTCGGGATGTTTTCACGAGTGGGCTATTCGGCCTATCTGTGACTCAG GCTTTGAGTGAGGACGTGAGCTCGATCTACGTAGAAGAGTTTGGGAAGGTTATATCGAGGGACGAGATCTACCAGGCCACTGTGCTTGACTTCATGTGGTGTGTTCTTGAGGTCGACTGGAGGGACTTCTTCCCGTACCTCAGCTGGGTTCCAAATAAGAGCTTTGAAACAAGAGTGCTTACTACAGAAGCCAGGCGAACTGCAGTGATGCGAGCCCTGGTCAATCAGCAGAAGAAAAGAATTGCACGCGGAGAG GCTAGGATGTCCTATCTGGACTACCTGTTAGCAGAAAATAAAGAGCTGACCGATGAGCAATTGACAATGCTGATATGGGAGGCAATCCTAGAAGCTGCAGATACTACTATGGTCGCAACCGAGTGGGCCATGTATGAGCTAGCCAAGAAACCAGAAAAACAG GATCGCCTGTACCAGGAAATTCGGGAGGTCTGTGGCAACGAGACAGTCACCGAGGAACACCTGCCACGGTTGCCCTACCTGAACGCCGTGTTCCAGGAGACATTGAGGAGGCACTCTCCAGTTCCACTACTGTTCCCAAGATTTGTCCATGAGAACACCAGCTTGGCAGGCTACGACGTTCCAGCCGGCACAGAG GTGATCATCAACGTGTACGCGTGCCACATGAACGAGAAGGACTGGGACGAGCCCGAGGAGTGGGAGCCGGAGAGGTTCCTGGACGGCGGCAGCTTTAGCTCTGAGAAGACGCACAAGACGATAGCGTTCGGCGCGGGGAGGAGGGTCTGCGCCGGCATCATGCAGGCGACGAGCATCGCGTGCACGTCCATCGCGAGGTTCGTGCAGGAGTTCGCCTGGAAGCTCAAGGAAGGCGACGAGGACAAGGTCGACACCGTCCACGTCACGGCCTACAAGCTCGACCCTCTCTGCGCCTACCTCACGCCGAGAGGGAGGAACTGA